The genomic stretch GGGGTCCTGGGCGGCAATCTGTGCAAAGGCCTCCACCGCGCCATAGTCTTCGAAGGGGTGGTAGAGCAGCAGATCCCGGCGGTTCAGGTAGTTGAAGGGATCTTTGGCAAAACCCTTGGGCTTCTCGATGGTGATGGGCTTAAACTTCTCGCTCTCGGGCCCCCGATCAACGATGGTGGTTACAAAGCTCAGGTCGAGCGGCGGCGATATCCGGAAAACCTCCCAGGGTTCTAGCTCCAGGGCCACCCGGAGGGTCTCGGCCCACAGGGGGGGGAAGTCTTCTTCGACCTCGAGGTGGCTCACCTTGCCGTCCAGGCGGGCCTCGAGGGCCTCGGGCAGCTCGTCCCAGTCGGCGCGGGAACGGGCCAGTTGGGCCAGGCGAATCAGGCGAAACTCAAAGAGCGGCAGTTTCTGGCTGCCGGGCAAAAACAGGTCGCTGCGCATCCGCACCAGCGCCCCCAGACGCACAAAGCCCCCTTCCCGCCCCGGAACCTCCAGCAGCCTAGGTAGGCTCTCGGGAAATCGAATCAAGTGCTGGAGTGCCCCTTCACCAGAGGCAAAATAAAGGGCCTGGCTGGCCAGTTCGGGTATAGCTTCGGGCCGGATCAGGTCGGTAAGGGGGGCCACTTCCTCGGCCAGGTAGGCCCCAAAGTACTGCTTCTCGGCCTTGGTGAGCTGGGAGGGCTCCAGGATATGGATGCCCAACCCTTCCAGCGCCTTGAGAAACTCCAGGTAGAACCGGCTGGCTTCCTCGGCCTGATCCAGGGCTTCCTTCATCAGCTCCTGGTAACTGGGGTTGCCCCGTTCCTCGGCAAAGGCCCGCGAGATACGCGCAGAAAAAAACTCATCGAGGTTCGAAGCCCATATTGCCAGAAAACGCAGCCGCTCCAGGAGGGGGAAATCGGGCCGCCGGGTCTGCTCCAAAACCCTGCGGTTGAAGGAAAGCCAACTGGCCTCTTGCGTAATGTGGGTAGCAACATAGGGCGGCGTTTTGACTTTTTTGGGCATCGTCCCCAAGTTTTGGCGGGCTTTGTCAGGGGACGGTAAAGCTTTTTTCTTGGTCTTGGTTTTTTTCACCTTGGCCTGAGTTTATCGTTCAGAGGGCAGAAATGAAAAGGCGAGGCCAAAAGCACGTTCATCGCCCGGCATCGGATTGGGCCATCCCCCACAGCCCCAACTGATTCACCCCGAGCACACCCAAAGCATGCAGCAAAACTTGAGCCAACACCCCTAAAGCCCTACGATGGGGCGGTGCAACGTCTGGGCATTGTGGATCTGGGTTCGGGAACTGCGCGGCTGGTGGTGTATGCCTATGCGCCGGGCAAGCACTTCCGGTTGGTGGACGAGATACGCGAAACCGTGCGGCTGGGCGAGGGGCTGGCCACCCAGGGGCGCCTAAGTAAAAGCGGGATGCAGCGGGCTTTGTCGGCCCTCAAACTCTATGCCGATTTTGCCCAGGCCACCGAGCTGGACGAGCTGCGGATAATTGCCACCAGCGCCAGCCGCGACGCCGAAAACGGCCCGGAATTTATGCAAGAGGTGCGCAAGCTGGGGCTTCAGGTACAGGTGCTCTCCGGCCAGGACGAGGCCCGCTATGGGGTGCTGGCCGTAGCCAACTCGTTTAACTTCCCAGACGCCTGGGTAATGGATCT from Meiothermus cerbereus DSM 11376 encodes the following:
- a CDS encoding polyphosphate kinase — encoded protein: MPKKVKTPPYVATHITQEASWLSFNRRVLEQTRRPDFPLLERLRFLAIWASNLDEFFSARISRAFAEERGNPSYQELMKEALDQAEEASRFYLEFLKALEGLGIHILEPSQLTKAEKQYFGAYLAEEVAPLTDLIRPEAIPELASQALYFASGEGALQHLIRFPESLPRLLEVPGREGGFVRLGALVRMRSDLFLPGSQKLPLFEFRLIRLAQLARSRADWDELPEALEARLDGKVSHLEVEEDFPPLWAETLRVALELEPWEVFRISPPLDLSFVTTIVDRGPESEKFKPITIEKPKGFAKDPFNYLNRRDLLLYHPFEDYGAVEAFAQIAAQDPKVEALRATLYRIGEENGIAQSLIQAARAGKDVAVLLEGRARFDELANLEWNLRFAGAGVRVLPLPSKKVHAKALYVRRAGSEYVHLGTGNYNPINGRLYTDLSLFSTHPALTADVRTFFEALEQQQTPVLATLRTGPAIRDLLLESIQAEAHKKGEIILKFNHITDPPLLQALEEALNRGARVHLIVRSTLTTLWEGVEVKSLVGRFLEHARAVAFKAGGKWRVWAGSADLMPRNLDRRYELFFPILAPRLKRKVLEILRAQIADDRNSFILTPSGQQRRWGGKRDGQKLGK